Within the Bacteroidia bacterium genome, the region TTAACTGGTTTTATTTTGCGATTAATGCTGGATCAACTGTTTCTACCTTGCTTACGCCTGTATTAATGTTAAAATTCGGAGCTTCGGTAGCATTCGGAGTTCCCGGAATTTTAATGGCGTTGGCAACGTTTGTTTTTTGGCTGGGACGAAAAAAATATGTACACGTACCACCATCCGGATTTGTAGCAGCCAATTTTATGGCGATTAATTTTTATGCACTTTTCCATCCTACAAAAAATAAAGAGAAAGGTCAATCTTGGTTAGATGCTGCGAAAACTAAATTTTCGGGAGAATCGGTTGAAAACATGAAAGCTGTTTGGAGCGCCTTGGCGGTGTTTGCATTCTTTCCTATTTTTTGGGCATTGTACGATCAAAACGGATCAGAATGGGTATTACAAGCCACCAAAATGAATTTAAATTTTATGGGATACACTTGGTTGCCCGAGCAAATACAAGCCATTAACCCGATTTTAATTTTAGCATTCATTCCTTTATTTTCCTATGTTATTTATCCTGCGGTAGAAAAAATGGGAATTAAAGTAACGCCGCTTCGCAAGATAGGAGCAGGCTTGGTGGTAATGGCTTTTACATTTTTAGTAATTGCATTTATCCAAACAAAAATTGATGCTGGCGGAAAACCAAATATTTCTTGGCAAATTTTAGCGTATGTATTAGTAACAGCTTCCGAAATTTTAGTTTCCATTACTGGTTTGGAATATGCGTATACACAAGCACCTAAATCAATGAAGAGTACGATTATGGCATTTTTTCTGGCGACCGTTTTTGTGGGCGATATCTTCGATACATTTGTAAACATGAGCGTAAGTAAAACAGGTTATCTATCGAGTTTTGCAGATGCAAACGGAATGGAAAATGCTAAATTTTATTGGTTTTTCTTCGTCGTTTTGTCGGTGTTTACGGTTTTATTCATCGTTGTTTCTAAATTCATTAAGGAAAAAAGCTTTTTAATTGAAGATGAAACAGTTATTTCAGCCGAATTAGGAAGTTCAGAACATCATTAAAAAAAAGACATGGAAAAATTTTTTTTCAAAGATTTTGTTGTCGGGAAAAAAATTGATTTCGGAGTTACTTCTTTTACCGAATCAGAAATTATTGCTTTCGCGAAAGCATTTGATCCACTTGATTTTCATATTGATAAAGAAGCTGCGAAAAAAAGTTTTTTCAAACGCTTAATTGCCAGCGGTCCTCACAGTTTTAATTTTGTGCATCGCACACAATGGATTCCGCGCTTTAAAGATACCGTAATTGCAGGTTTGGAAGTCAATCATTGGAAATTTCTAAAACCAGTGTATGCCGATATGAATGTGCACAGCAGCGTTACCATCATCCATATAAAACCAAACTCTGACAATACTTTTGCAGCCGTTACCTGGTTGTACGAATTTAAAAACGATGAAGGAGAAATGATTCAATCTCTGGAAATGACTGTTTTGCATAAAATTTCATAACTTTAAACTCGATTTCAATAAAACGTTTCATGAAAAAAATATTTTTTTGTGCAGTATTACTTTCTTGTATCGCCTTTGTCAGCGAAAGCTTTGTAACGAAAACAGCTACGCCGTCTCCCGAAAAAATTCATTGGTACACTTTTGAAGAAGCCGCGAAATTAGATAAAGAACATCCTAAAAAAATATTTATTGATGTTCAGACAAGCTGGTGTGTTTGGTGCAAACGGATGGAAGCGACTACTTATGAGGATACAACGATTATCAGAGATTTAAACACTTATTTTTATCCTGTAAAATTAGATGCAGAAATGACGGATACTGTTCGTTTTGATACGCTCACATTTGTAAATCCGCATCCGGGCGCGCGCGGTTCTGTGCATCAATTGGCGTATTCCTTGCTGGGCGGAAAAATGTCGTATCCGACAACCGTTTATATGGATGAACGTTTTACTTTATTGAGTCGCGCTCCTGGCTATTTAGATGCGAAATCCTTA harbors:
- a CDS encoding MaoC/PaaZ C-terminal domain-containing protein, whose amino-acid sequence is MEKFFFKDFVVGKKIDFGVTSFTESEIIAFAKAFDPLDFHIDKEAAKKSFFKRLIASGPHSFNFVHRTQWIPRFKDTVIAGLEVNHWKFLKPVYADMNVHSSVTIIHIKPNSDNTFAAVTWLYEFKNDEGEMIQSLEMTVLHKIS
- a CDS encoding DUF255 domain-containing protein, with product MKKIFFCAVLLSCIAFVSESFVTKTATPSPEKIHWYTFEEAAKLDKEHPKKIFIDVQTSWCVWCKRMEATTYEDTTIIRDLNTYFYPVKLDAEMTDTVRFDTLTFVNPHPGARGSVHQLAYSLLGGKMSYPTTVYMDERFTLLSRAPGYLDAKSLEPILMYFAGNNYKNTKWEDYKNSFKGNVK
- a CDS encoding MFS transporter, with product MKTLLATFFVHQFLMSDSQSNAKTHLFISITYLMSILGGILADWYLGKYKTIFWLSLLYCVGHAFLAAFDTQLNAFMLGLLFITIGAGGIKPCVSANVGDQFDHTNQDLISKMFNWFYFAINAGSTVSTLLTPVLMLKFGASVAFGVPGILMALATFVFWLGRKKYVHVPPSGFVAANFMAINFYALFHPTKNKEKGQSWLDAAKTKFSGESVENMKAVWSALAVFAFFPIFWALYDQNGSEWVLQATKMNLNFMGYTWLPEQIQAINPILILAFIPLFSYVIYPAVEKMGIKVTPLRKIGAGLVVMAFTFLVIAFIQTKIDAGGKPNISWQILAYVLVTASEILVSITGLEYAYTQAPKSMKSTIMAFFLATVFVGDIFDTFVNMSVSKTGYLSSFADANGMENAKFYWFFFVVLSVFTVLFIVVSKFIKEKSFLIEDETVISAELGSSEHH